The following proteins are encoded in a genomic region of Bradyrhizobium sp. SK17:
- a CDS encoding cupin domain-containing protein, with the protein MNQHAVVSKFSHVKPGDTEFKGGGLRDFFLYRDLGIADATSGQVICHLVKANPDLPPEHGTGWHKHLCDFQIVIMTKGWARFMYEDKETLVEAGDVIHQRPGITHYLFDYSKDMEYLEIVSPADFKTVDVPPATETVPPVTPWE; encoded by the coding sequence ATGAACCAGCACGCCGTCGTCAGCAAATTCTCCCACGTCAAACCCGGTGACACCGAGTTCAAGGGCGGAGGTCTGCGCGACTTCTTCCTGTATCGCGATCTTGGCATTGCCGATGCCACCAGCGGGCAGGTGATCTGCCATCTGGTCAAGGCCAATCCCGATCTGCCGCCCGAGCACGGCACCGGTTGGCACAAGCATCTGTGCGACTTTCAGATCGTGATCATGACCAAGGGCTGGGCCCGCTTCATGTACGAGGACAAGGAGACGCTGGTCGAGGCCGGCGACGTCATCCATCAGCGTCCCGGCATCACCCACTATCTGTTCGATTACTCGAAGGACATGGAATATCTCGAGATCGTCAGCCCCGCCGATTTCAAGACCGTCGATGTGCCGCCGGCGACCGAGACGGTGCCGCCGGTCACCCCATGGGAATGA
- a CDS encoding glutathione S-transferase — MAKATLTISSKNYSSWSLRGWLLAKFAGLEFEEVVTAPDDPSARAELLLLSSSILVPCLRHEGATVWDTLAIGEYLNEIMPHAGLLPEDRIQRAHCRSISGEIHSGFTTLRSSLPVNLKGHFPGFKIWSRAQADIDRVCTIWRDCLAKSGGPFLFGERRTMADAMYAPVVTRFMTYDVKLDPGLAAYARTIVAMPEMQEWIEAAKAEPADVEELEVEY; from the coding sequence ATGGCGAAAGCAACACTCACCATCAGCAGCAAGAACTATTCGTCCTGGTCGCTGCGCGGCTGGCTGCTGGCGAAATTCGCCGGACTGGAGTTCGAGGAGGTGGTCACCGCGCCTGATGATCCCTCGGCGCGGGCCGAACTGCTGCTGCTGTCGTCATCGATCCTGGTGCCTTGCCTGCGCCATGAGGGCGCGACGGTCTGGGATACGCTGGCGATCGGCGAGTATCTCAACGAGATCATGCCGCACGCCGGACTGCTGCCGGAGGACCGGATCCAGCGCGCGCATTGCCGCTCGATCTCGGGAGAGATCCATTCCGGCTTCACCACGCTGCGGTCGTCGCTGCCGGTCAATCTGAAGGGGCATTTTCCCGGCTTCAAGATCTGGTCGCGGGCGCAGGCCGACATCGACCGCGTCTGCACCATCTGGCGCGATTGCCTGGCCAAGTCCGGCGGGCCGTTCCTGTTCGGCGAACGCCGCACCATGGCGGACGCGATGTATGCGCCGGTCGTGACCCGCTTCATGACCTATGACGTGAAGCTCGACCCCGGCCTCGCGGCCTATGCCAGGACCATCGTGGCGATGCCCGAGATGCAGGAATGGATCGAGGCCGCGAAGGCCGAGCCTGCCGATGTCGAGGAGCTCGAGGTCGAATATTAG
- a CDS encoding polyhydroxyalkanoate depolymerase → MMSMLYQAYQNHMDLTAPWRTGAAAALRYLNLAPRGASDRTFGRLAAALELISRSTLTYARPDYGIGSVTVGNRELQVTEEVAYATPFGSLLHFRKVDGPEQPRLLLVAPMSGHFATLLRGTVKTLLQDHDVYITDWHNPRDIPRSEGRFGLEDYTDHLIDFLGQLGPRAHMVAICQPSVSALAAAAVMSEDNHPARPASLTLMAGPIDTRILPTKVNQFAKSKPIKWFEDNLINYVPMQCKGALRQVYPGFVQLTAFVSMNLERHIKQHIDLADHLAKGETDKAEVIKTFYDEYFAVMDLPAEFYIETVRDVFQEHLLPQGMLMHRGRPVNPAAIRRMGLMTVEGEKDDICSIGQTLAAQDLCTGVRTYRKVHHMQAGVGHYGVFSGKRWNNEIYPLLRDFVHVNS, encoded by the coding sequence ATGATGTCGATGCTGTACCAGGCCTATCAGAACCATATGGACCTCACGGCGCCGTGGCGGACCGGCGCCGCGGCGGCATTGCGTTATCTCAACCTAGCGCCCCGGGGCGCGTCCGACCGGACGTTCGGCCGGCTCGCCGCCGCGCTCGAGCTGATCTCGCGCTCCACCTTGACCTACGCCCGACCCGATTACGGCATCGGCAGCGTCACCGTCGGCAACAGGGAATTGCAGGTCACCGAGGAGGTCGCCTATGCGACGCCGTTCGGCTCGCTGCTGCATTTCAGGAAGGTGGACGGACCGGAGCAGCCGCGGCTGCTGCTGGTGGCGCCGATGTCCGGACATTTCGCGACGTTGCTGCGCGGCACCGTGAAGACGCTGCTACAGGACCACGACGTCTACATCACCGACTGGCACAATCCACGCGACATCCCGCGCAGCGAGGGCCGCTTCGGGCTCGAGGATTACACCGACCATCTGATCGATTTCCTCGGCCAGCTCGGCCCGCGGGCGCACATGGTGGCGATCTGCCAGCCTTCGGTGTCGGCGCTCGCCGCCGCCGCCGTCATGTCGGAAGACAATCATCCGGCGCGGCCGGCGTCGCTGACCCTGATGGCCGGCCCGATCGACACACGGATCCTGCCGACCAAGGTGAACCAGTTCGCCAAGAGCAAGCCGATCAAATGGTTCGAGGACAATCTGATCAACTACGTGCCGATGCAGTGCAAGGGCGCGTTGCGCCAGGTCTATCCCGGCTTCGTGCAGCTCACGGCCTTCGTGTCGATGAACCTGGAGCGTCACATCAAGCAGCACATCGATCTCGCCGACCATCTCGCCAAGGGCGAGACCGACAAGGCCGAGGTGATCAAGACCTTCTACGATGAGTATTTCGCCGTGATGGATCTGCCGGCGGAATTCTACATCGAGACGGTGCGCGACGTGTTCCAGGAGCACCTGCTGCCGCAGGGCATGCTGATGCATCGCGGCCGCCCGGTGAACCCGGCGGCGATCCGGCGCATGGGCCTGATGACGGTGGAGGGCGAGAAGGACGACATCTGCTCGATCGGCCAGACGCTCGCCGCCCAGGACCTCTGCACCGGCGTCCGCACCTATCGCAAGGTGCATCACATGCAGGCCGGCGTCGGCCATTACGGCGTGTTCTCCGGCAAGCGCTGGAACAACGAGATCTACCCGCTGCTGCGCGATTTCGTGCATGTGAATTCGTGA
- a CDS encoding extracellular solute-binding protein, whose translation MRVLTGLRALTLALIGAVAITSTASAAEVHVMISGGLTAAYKALVPEFERKTGHKVVTAFGPSMGTTANAIPVRLARGEPADVLIMVGYALGDLIKQGKVVADSRVDLVKSPIGIAVKSGAPKPDIGSADGVKQALLAAKSVAYSDSASGVYVSTEMFGKLGIADQMKDKARMIPATPVGEIVAKGEAEIGLQQISELKPVSGIDIVGPLPEPLQKITVFSAGIATVSKQPEAGKALISFLASSDARDALVESGLDPIASGATH comes from the coding sequence ATGCGCGTCCTCACCGGCCTCCGTGCCCTCACGCTCGCCTTGATCGGCGCCGTCGCCATCACATCAACGGCAAGCGCCGCCGAAGTCCATGTCATGATCTCGGGCGGGTTGACCGCGGCCTACAAGGCGCTGGTGCCGGAGTTCGAGCGCAAGACCGGGCACAAGGTGGTGACCGCGTTCGGCCCTTCGATGGGTACCACGGCCAACGCGATTCCGGTGCGGCTTGCACGCGGCGAGCCGGCTGACGTGTTGATCATGGTCGGCTACGCGCTCGGCGACCTGATCAAGCAGGGCAAGGTGGTGGCCGACAGCCGCGTCGACCTGGTGAAATCGCCGATCGGCATCGCGGTCAAGTCAGGCGCGCCGAAGCCCGACATCGGTTCGGCGGACGGCGTCAAGCAGGCGCTGCTGGCGGCGAAATCGGTCGCCTATTCCGACAGCGCCAGCGGCGTCTATGTCTCGACCGAGATGTTCGGCAAGCTCGGGATCGCCGACCAGATGAAGGACAAGGCGCGGATGATCCCGGCGACCCCGGTCGGCGAGATCGTCGCCAAGGGCGAGGCCGAGATCGGCTTGCAGCAGATTTCCGAGTTGAAGCCGGTCAGCGGCATCGACATCGTCGGTCCACTGCCGGAGCCGTTGCAAAAGATCACGGTGTTCTCCGCCGGGATCGCGACCGTCTCGAAGCAGCCCGAGGCCGGCAAGGCGCTGATCAGCTTCCTCGCCTCGTCAGATGCCCGCGACGCGCTGGTGGAGAGCGGACTGGATCCGATTGCCTCGGGTGCCACGCATTAG
- a CDS encoding bifunctional protein-serine/threonine kinase/phosphatase, which yields MPRALNISVGQFSDQGRKDTNQDFHGVLIPDEPLLGLKGIAVVLADGISSSSVSRIAAESAVKSFLTDYYCTSESWSVKSSAQRVLEATNSWLHAQTRRSQNPYDKDKGYVCTLSALVIRSTTAHLFHVGDSRIYRVAGNSLEQLTNDHRVVVSSQQSYLGRALGVNPQLEIDYQNLPLERGDTFLLVTDGVYEHVPARQLARTIRDGAADLDAAAKSIVEQAYENGSPDNLTAQIIRIDELPDGDAGEVFGQPTGLPLPPLLEARMLFDGYRIVRELHASHRSHIYLAVDEDSGTTVTIKIPSIDLRDDGAYLKRFMMEEWVARRIDSPHVLKPFLPPRRRNFLYVTMEYIDGQTLTQWMIDNPAPSLETVRDITEQIAKGLRAFHRKEMLHQDVRPDNVMIDKTSTVKIIDFGSTRIAGVAEAAAAGVDDILGTQQYTAPEYFLGEGGTARSDLFSLGVVTYQMLTGRLPYGAQIARARTRSEFNRLLYRPAAHGGREIPRWVDGTLERAVHVNPLKRYDSFSEFLFDLRNPNARYLATSSTPLIERNPVLFWKSTTLLLALVVLLLLAYGAHHWR from the coding sequence ATGCCGCGTGCGCTGAACATATCGGTCGGGCAATTCTCTGATCAGGGCCGCAAGGACACCAATCAGGATTTCCACGGCGTGCTGATCCCCGACGAGCCGCTGCTCGGCCTGAAGGGCATCGCCGTGGTGCTCGCCGACGGCATCTCCTCGAGCAGCGTCAGCCGTATCGCTGCGGAGTCCGCGGTGAAGAGCTTCCTGACCGACTACTACTGCACCTCGGAATCCTGGTCGGTGAAGAGTTCGGCGCAGCGGGTGCTGGAGGCGACCAATTCCTGGCTGCATGCGCAGACGCGGCGCAGCCAGAATCCCTACGACAAGGACAAGGGCTACGTCTGCACGCTGAGCGCCCTGGTGATCCGGTCGACCACCGCACATCTGTTCCATGTCGGCGACAGCAGGATCTACCGCGTCGCCGGCAACAGCCTCGAGCAACTCACCAACGACCACCGCGTCGTGGTCTCGTCGCAGCAAAGCTATCTCGGCCGCGCGCTCGGGGTGAACCCGCAGCTCGAGATCGACTACCAGAACCTTCCGCTCGAGCGCGGCGATACGTTCCTGCTGGTGACCGACGGCGTCTATGAGCACGTCCCGGCGCGGCAACTGGCGCGGACGATCCGGGACGGCGCCGCCGACCTCGACGCCGCCGCGAAATCGATCGTCGAACAGGCGTATGAGAACGGCAGCCCGGACAATCTCACCGCGCAGATCATCCGGATCGACGAATTGCCGGACGGCGATGCTGGCGAGGTGTTCGGTCAGCCCACCGGGCTGCCGCTGCCGCCACTGCTCGAAGCCAGGATGCTGTTCGACGGCTACCGCATCGTGCGCGAGCTGCACGCGTCGCACCGCAGCCACATCTATCTCGCGGTCGACGAGGACAGCGGCACCACGGTCACGATCAAGATCCCCTCGATCGATCTGCGCGACGATGGCGCCTATCTGAAGCGCTTCATGATGGAGGAGTGGGTCGCGCGGCGGATCGACAGTCCGCATGTGCTGAAGCCGTTTCTGCCGCCCCGCAGGCGCAACTTCCTCTATGTCACGATGGAGTACATCGACGGCCAGACCCTGACGCAGTGGATGATCGACAACCCTGCGCCGTCGCTGGAGACGGTGCGCGACATCACCGAGCAAATCGCGAAAGGGCTGCGCGCGTTCCACCGCAAGGAGATGCTGCACCAGGACGTCAGGCCCGACAACGTCATGATCGACAAAACAAGTACGGTGAAGATCATCGATTTCGGCTCGACCCGGATCGCGGGGGTCGCGGAGGCGGCGGCTGCGGGCGTCGACGACATCCTGGGCACCCAGCAATACACCGCGCCGGAGTATTTCCTGGGCGAGGGCGGCACCGCGCGCTCCGACCTGTTCTCGCTTGGCGTCGTCACCTATCAGATGCTGACGGGCCGCTTGCCGTATGGCGCGCAGATCGCGCGCGCCCGCACCCGATCCGAGTTCAACCGGCTGCTCTATCGTCCGGCCGCACATGGCGGCCGCGAGATCCCCCGCTGGGTCGACGGCACGCTGGAGCGTGCCGTACATGTCAATCCGCTCAAGCGCTACGACAGCTTTTCCGAGTTCCTGTTCGACCTGCGCAATCCCAACGCAAGATATCTGGCGACGTCATCGACCCCGCTGATCGAGCGCAACCCGGTGCTGTTCTGGAAGTCGACCACGCTGCTGCTGGCGCTCGTCGTGCTGCTGCTGCTGGCCTATGGCGCGCATCATTGGCGGTAG
- a CDS encoding formate/nitrite transporter family protein: MAYLAPSEFVTKMVDAGESKIFMSTRDTVIRAYMAGAILALAAWFAVTINVNTGQPIIGALLFPVGFCMLYLLGFDLLTGVFVLSPLALLDKRPGVTLGGVLRNWGLVFIGNFAGALTVAFMMAFVTTFGFTTEPDKVGMTIGNIGEGRTLGYAAHGAAGMATLFIRGMLCNWMVSTGVVGAMISTTVPGKVIAMWMPILVFFYMVFEHSVVNMFLFPSGLMLHAKFSIMDYFIWNEIPTVLGNLAGGLAFTGLTLYTTHVKTAPKRERLAA; the protein is encoded by the coding sequence ATGGCCTATCTCGCACCGTCCGAATTCGTCACCAAGATGGTCGACGCCGGTGAATCCAAGATCTTCATGTCGACGCGCGACACCGTGATCCGCGCCTACATGGCCGGCGCGATCCTCGCGCTGGCGGCCTGGTTCGCCGTGACGATCAACGTCAACACCGGGCAGCCGATCATCGGCGCGCTGCTGTTCCCGGTCGGCTTCTGCATGCTCTATCTGCTGGGCTTCGACCTCTTGACCGGCGTGTTCGTGCTCTCGCCGCTGGCGCTGCTCGACAAGCGCCCCGGTGTCACGCTCGGCGGCGTGCTGCGCAATTGGGGCCTCGTCTTCATCGGCAATTTCGCCGGCGCGCTCACGGTGGCCTTCATGATGGCGTTCGTGACCACGTTCGGCTTCACGACGGAGCCCGACAAGGTCGGCATGACGATCGGCAACATCGGCGAGGGCCGCACGCTGGGCTACGCGGCGCATGGCGCGGCGGGCATGGCCACCCTGTTCATCCGCGGCATGCTCTGCAACTGGATGGTCTCGACCGGCGTCGTCGGCGCCATGATCTCCACCACGGTGCCCGGCAAGGTGATCGCGATGTGGATGCCGATCCTGGTGTTCTTCTACATGGTGTTCGAGCATTCGGTCGTGAACATGTTCCTGTTCCCGTCCGGGCTGATGCTGCACGCCAAGTTCTCGATCATGGACTATTTCATCTGGAACGAGATTCCGACCGTGCTCGGCAACCTCGCCGGCGGCCTCGCCTTCACCGGGCTCACGCTCTACACGACGCATGTGAAGACCGCGCCGAAGCGCGAGCGCCTCGCCGCTTGA
- a CDS encoding transporter substrate-binding domain-containing protein — MATAANADALTDQIAPTCKLRVAIAISPAGGAFWSTRTASGYAGVPVDLGREMAAQLGVPVEYVVHQNSGQITDTAAKQTWDVTFLPKDAERETKMSFGPIYEVADATYIVKPGSAITNFAALDQDGVKVAAVNATTTMRGAIAHLKHAKVTGYQTYDEIFNLLNNGEIDAFALSRDQLNAMARKIPGTRVLDETFKQTVTAVAVPLDHPLAAAFVTKFMTQAIANGTLRKAYDNNGLKDTPVRTEVK, encoded by the coding sequence ATGGCCACAGCAGCCAATGCCGACGCCTTGACCGATCAGATCGCGCCGACCTGCAAGCTCCGGGTCGCGATCGCGATCAGTCCGGCCGGTGGCGCGTTCTGGTCGACCAGGACCGCGAGCGGCTATGCCGGCGTTCCCGTCGATCTCGGCAGGGAGATGGCGGCGCAACTCGGCGTCCCCGTCGAATATGTCGTGCACCAGAACTCCGGCCAGATCACCGACACGGCGGCGAAGCAGACCTGGGACGTCACCTTCCTGCCCAAGGATGCCGAGCGCGAGACCAAGATGAGCTTCGGTCCGATTTACGAGGTCGCCGACGCCACCTATATCGTCAAGCCGGGCTCCGCGATCACGAACTTCGCCGCGCTCGACCAGGACGGCGTCAAGGTCGCGGCCGTCAATGCCACAACGACGATGCGCGGTGCGATCGCGCATCTCAAGCACGCCAAGGTCACCGGCTATCAGACCTATGACGAGATCTTCAATCTCCTGAACAACGGCGAGATCGACGCGTTCGCGCTGTCGCGCGATCAGCTCAACGCGATGGCCAGGAAGATTCCGGGCACGCGGGTGCTGGACGAGACCTTCAAGCAGACCGTCACCGCGGTCGCGGTGCCGCTCGACCATCCGCTGGCTGCCGCCTTCGTCACCAAGTTCATGACGCAAGCGATTGCCAACGGCACGTTACGCAAGGCCTATGACAACAATGGGCTGAAGGACACGCCGGTTCGCACCGAGGTGAAGTAG
- a CDS encoding MFS transporter, protein MNSPANSQTNSPSRVICFVNAAHFIDHYSMLIFAAAVIIMGPALGMAYSELLPYATPGFIAFGAGSLITGWLGDRWSRRHMMVIFFVGIGLSMISVGFVQTPLQLGAALLAIGIFASIYHPVGTAMIVSYAEKLGAQMGINGVWGNLGVASSALVTGIVGQYLGWRWAFFIPGIVTVLIGIAFAMTVVHEDRKGSKQAAAQVRVAKEDMWRVVLSLLIVVIAISTTFNAVTVALPKLFAERLADLTKSPALLGVIAAGVYVFGAMTQYTIGKLLDKHSLKTVALPLSFLLAPFLYLAASLSNLPLILVSIGIVMGAFGQVTVNDAMVGKYTTEEWRSRAYAVRYFVGFTAAGASVGLVAWLYDQGGFAMMLRAFAALCLLAIAAAIILPREIRTPASQAG, encoded by the coding sequence ATGAACAGTCCAGCGAATAGCCAGACCAACAGTCCCAGCCGGGTGATCTGCTTCGTCAACGCCGCCCATTTCATCGATCACTATTCGATGCTGATCTTCGCCGCCGCCGTCATCATCATGGGCCCGGCGCTCGGCATGGCCTATTCGGAGCTGTTGCCCTACGCGACGCCGGGCTTCATCGCCTTCGGCGCCGGCTCGCTGATCACCGGCTGGCTCGGCGACCGCTGGAGCCGCCGCCACATGATGGTGATCTTCTTCGTCGGCATCGGCCTGTCGATGATCTCGGTCGGCTTCGTGCAGACGCCGCTGCAACTCGGCGCTGCGTTGCTTGCGATCGGCATCTTTGCCTCGATCTACCATCCGGTCGGCACCGCGATGATCGTGTCCTATGCCGAGAAGCTCGGCGCGCAGATGGGGATCAACGGCGTCTGGGGCAATCTCGGCGTCGCCTCGTCGGCGCTGGTCACCGGCATCGTTGGCCAGTATCTCGGCTGGCGCTGGGCCTTCTTCATCCCCGGAATCGTCACCGTGCTGATCGGCATCGCGTTCGCGATGACGGTGGTGCATGAGGACCGCAAGGGCTCGAAACAGGCCGCCGCCCAGGTGCGCGTCGCCAAGGAAGACATGTGGCGGGTGGTGCTGTCGCTGCTGATCGTGGTGATCGCGATCTCGACCACGTTCAACGCGGTGACGGTGGCGCTGCCAAAACTGTTTGCTGAACGGCTCGCCGACCTGACCAAGAGTCCGGCGCTGCTCGGCGTGATCGCGGCCGGGGTCTATGTATTCGGCGCGATGACGCAGTACACGATCGGCAAGCTGCTCGATAAGCATTCGCTGAAGACGGTGGCGCTGCCGCTGTCGTTCCTGCTGGCGCCGTTCCTCTATCTGGCGGCGAGCCTGTCCAATCTGCCGCTGATCCTGGTCTCGATCGGCATCGTGATGGGTGCGTTCGGCCAGGTGACGGTGAATGACGCGATGGTCGGCAAGTACACCACGGAGGAATGGCGCTCGCGGGCCTATGCGGTGCGCTATTTCGTCGGCTTCACCGCGGCCGGCGCCTCGGTCGGCCTGGTGGCCTGGCTGTACGACCAGGGCGGCTTCGCGATGATGTTGCGTGCGTTCGCAGCGCTTTGCCTGCTGGCGATCGCCGCCGCGATCATCCTGCCGCGCGAGATCCGCACCCCGGCCTCGCAGGCCGGCTGA
- a CDS encoding helix-turn-helix domain-containing protein, producing MNIAKPPIRALHQDRRVTGDGVHMVARSYQKGIRLEAHMHREAQLVYAVSGTMQVTTPKGRWLVPPDRAVWVPALLAHAIDVLADIEMRTLYFDQTWLARETRSTSLDHEFVVRVSPLVHQAILALFDTPCGRERTDLLIRLVMLELHQAEDSATFIPLPQEPRCRRAADIVLADPTKDHEIDALARTVGTSARTLSRLFTAETQLSFKSWCQRARIAAAIERLSTNANASIKQVASDLGYASVPAFSHAFRQVTGKTPTAFAEKT from the coding sequence ATGAATATCGCTAAACCGCCAATCAGAGCCCTCCACCAGGACCGGCGCGTCACCGGCGATGGCGTGCACATGGTCGCGCGCAGTTACCAGAAGGGCATCCGTCTCGAGGCACACATGCACCGCGAGGCCCAGCTGGTCTATGCCGTCAGCGGCACCATGCAGGTGACCACGCCGAAGGGGCGCTGGCTGGTGCCGCCGGACCGCGCGGTCTGGGTCCCCGCCCTGCTCGCGCACGCGATCGACGTGCTCGCCGACATCGAGATGCGCACGCTCTACTTCGACCAGACCTGGCTCGCGCGCGAGACGCGCAGCACAAGCCTCGACCACGAGTTCGTGGTGCGGGTCTCGCCGCTGGTGCATCAGGCGATCCTTGCGCTGTTCGACACCCCATGCGGGCGCGAGCGCACCGATCTGCTGATCAGGCTGGTGATGCTGGAACTGCACCAGGCCGAGGATTCCGCGACCTTCATCCCGCTGCCGCAGGAGCCGCGCTGCCGCCGCGCCGCCGACATCGTGCTGGCCGACCCGACCAAGGACCATGAGATCGATGCGCTGGCGCGCACGGTCGGCACTTCGGCGCGGACGCTGTCGCGGCTGTTCACGGCGGAGACGCAACTCTCGTTCAAGAGCTGGTGCCAGCGCGCCCGCATCGCGGCTGCGATCGAGCGGCTGTCGACCAACGCGAACGCGTCGATCAAGCAGGTCGCCTCCGACCTCGGTTATGCCAGCGTACCGGCATTTTCCCATGCGTTCCGCCAGGTGACAGGCAAGACACCGACCGCGTTCGCGGAGAAAACGTGA
- a CDS encoding malonyl-CoA decarboxylase, protein MANAFFSDLLSTISERGRVLLGRASPADDKQDASELLELCEALLSGRGEASGTAMAREVLDRYHHLDAAGRLSFFQTLARDFGPDHARLAQAIESWRANGKDASDLHFASEPRRQELIRRLNRAPGGTGELVSMRSDLLSLMKGNKDLAAFDRDVVHLLSSWFNRGFLVLRRIDWSSPANILEKIIRYEAVHEIRDWDDLRRRIDPVDRRCYAFFHPALADEPLIFVEVALTEAIPGAIAPLLAEEREPVPVEKARTAVFYSISNTQRGLGGISFGSFLIKQVVEELRRELPKLDTFVTLSPVPGFMQWVKQADDVPLSDEDRQLLESLGKPDWSENAELATQLRAVLEPLAAYYFLKARTPKGRLIDSVARFHLGNGARLERINWLGDLSPKGLRESAGVMVNYLYRLDDIEKNHEAYANNGDVIASSAVKKLLKGEGRRLLDMRLS, encoded by the coding sequence ATGGCCAACGCCTTCTTCTCCGATCTGCTCTCGACGATTTCCGAACGCGGCCGCGTCCTGCTCGGCCGCGCCAGTCCCGCCGACGACAAGCAGGATGCTTCCGAACTGCTGGAATTGTGCGAGGCGCTGCTGTCCGGACGCGGCGAGGCCTCCGGGACGGCGATGGCGCGCGAGGTGCTCGATCGCTACCACCACCTCGACGCCGCCGGCCGGCTGTCGTTCTTCCAGACGCTGGCGCGCGATTTCGGCCCCGATCACGCCAGGCTGGCGCAGGCGATCGAAAGCTGGCGCGCCAATGGCAAGGACGCCAGCGACCTGCATTTCGCCTCCGAGCCGCGCCGCCAGGAATTGATCCGCCGGCTCAATCGGGCGCCGGGCGGCACCGGCGAGCTGGTGTCGATGCGGTCGGATCTGCTTTCATTGATGAAGGGCAACAAGGACCTCGCCGCGTTCGATCGCGACGTGGTGCATCTGCTCTCATCCTGGTTCAACAGGGGATTCCTCGTGCTGCGCAGGATAGACTGGTCGTCGCCGGCCAATATTCTGGAGAAGATCATCCGCTACGAGGCCGTGCACGAGATCCGCGACTGGGACGATCTGCGCCGCCGCATCGATCCGGTGGATCGGCGCTGCTACGCCTTCTTCCACCCGGCGCTGGCCGACGAGCCCTTGATCTTCGTCGAGGTCGCACTGACCGAAGCCATTCCGGGCGCGATCGCGCCGCTGCTTGCCGAAGAGCGCGAGCCGGTGCCGGTCGAGAAGGCGCGCACCGCGGTGTTCTATTCGATCTCCAACACCCAGCGCGGCCTTGGCGGCATCTCCTTTGGCAGCTTCCTGATCAAGCAGGTGGTCGAGGAACTGCGCCGCGAATTGCCCAAGCTCGACACTTTCGTGACGCTGTCACCGGTGCCGGGCTTCATGCAGTGGGTCAAGCAGGCCGACGACGTGCCGCTGTCAGATGAAGACCGGCAACTGCTGGAAAGCCTCGGCAAGCCCGACTGGTCCGAGAACGCCGAACTCGCGACGCAACTGCGCGCCGTACTGGAGCCGCTTGCCGCCTACTACTTCCTGAAGGCGCGCACGCCGAAGGGACGCTTGATCGATTCGGTGGCGCGGTTCCATCTCGGCAATGGCGCGCGGCTGGAGCGGATCAACTGGCTCGGCGACCTCTCGCCCAAGGGGCTGCGCGAATCCGCCGGCGTCATGGTCAACTATCTCTATCGCCTCGACGACATCGAGAAGAACCACGAGGCCTACGCCAACAATGGCGATGTGATCGCCTCCAGCGCGGTGAAGAAGCTGCTGAAGGGCGAAGGCCGGCGGCTGCTGGATATGAGGTTGTCGTAA
- a CDS encoding outer membrane protein — translation MKRILLSVASLAAIGTPAFAADLAPRSYMPTKAPPLVSPAYDWSGFYVGINGGGGWDRDCWNNTALFGVPVSPSAGEGCASNSGGTVGGQIGYRWQSASWVFGVEAQGNWADISGSSQSLVFPNITNQSKMDAFGLFTGQIGYAWNNVLLYVKGGAAVTDNQYSGWSNATGIQLSSANDTRWGGTVGVGLEYGFAPNWSLAVEYDHLFMGTNNVAFTGIAPANLGVNTRNEDISQDVDLVTARINYRFGYAASRY, via the coding sequence ATGAAACGAATTCTGCTCAGCGTTGCCAGCCTCGCTGCAATCGGTACACCGGCTTTCGCCGCCGATCTCGCGCCACGCAGCTACATGCCGACCAAGGCACCGCCGCTGGTCTCGCCCGCATACGATTGGAGCGGCTTCTATGTCGGCATCAACGGCGGCGGCGGATGGGACAGGGACTGCTGGAATAACACCGCGCTGTTTGGCGTGCCCGTGAGCCCAAGCGCCGGCGAGGGGTGTGCCAGCAATTCAGGCGGCACGGTCGGCGGTCAGATCGGCTATCGCTGGCAGTCCGCATCGTGGGTGTTCGGCGTCGAAGCGCAAGGCAACTGGGCCGACATCTCCGGATCCAGCCAGAGCCTGGTTTTTCCCAACATCACGAACCAGAGCAAGATGGACGCGTTCGGACTGTTCACCGGCCAGATCGGCTACGCCTGGAACAACGTCCTGCTCTACGTGAAAGGCGGCGCTGCCGTCACCGACAATCAATATTCCGGCTGGTCGAACGCTACGGGCATCCAGCTGAGCTCGGCCAACGACACGCGTTGGGGCGGCACCGTCGGCGTCGGCCTCGAATATGGCTTCGCACCGAACTGGTCGCTGGCGGTCGAATACGACCATCTGTTCATGGGGACCAACAACGTCGCCTTCACAGGCATCGCGCCGGCCAATCTCGGCGTCAACACGCGCAACGAAGACATCAGCCAGGACGTCGATCTCGTCACTGCGCGCATCAACTACCGCTTCGGCTATGCCGCCAGCCGGTACTGA